GATCACTTCGATGTCGACGTCGCCGTCGCAGTACGCCACCGGCCGGACGACGGCGTCGTAAAGGAAGCGATCGCGACGGAGCAGGCGCTCCGACTCCGCCAGGCGCCGCTCCCGGTAGGGCTCGCCGGGAGCGAAGACGAGGCGGTGGAGGATGACGCGCTCGCGCGTCGTCAGGTGGAGTTGGTTGGCCAGTCGGAAGGCCCAGAAGCTCTCGCCCGGCACCTCCGGGTCGAAGATGTTCTTGGCCCGGACGAGGATCCGCCGGACGCGGGCCCCTTGCGCCTCGAGCTCGGTGGGCGAGGGGATTGCCTCGCCGACGAGCCAGGTCCTGCAGGTCGGGTCGACGACCGGTCCGGGATCCGGCGTTGCCTCGGCAGCGGCGGCCGCAGCTGGTGCGCCGGCAAGGCCGGCGAGCCAGGCAAGGGTGAGCAGGACGGATGCGCCGGGAGCGGCGCGCTGGATCCAGGGCATGAAGGCTCGGCCGAAAACAGGGCATCCTAACCCGCGTTTCCGGCTCCTGAACCTGCTCATCCCCTGTGCTACGCTGCTCGGCCGCGGTGCGTCACAAGCGCCCAGGAGGATTCCCCATGCGACATCGGCACTCGCTCGCACGACGGTGGGCGCTCGCCGCGCTCCTCGTCGGGTCAACCTTCGCCGTCCCTCTCGCTCCGCTCTTCGCCGCCCAGGCGTCGCCGGCTCCGGCCCGCAAGGCCGAGGTGCCCGTCGAGAGCTTCACGCTCGAGAACGGGATGCGGTTCCTGCTCGTTCGCCGCCCCGAGATGGCCACGGTCCACTCGGGCTGGGTGGCCAAGGTCGGCTCGGCCAACGAGCGGCCCGGGATCACCGGGCTCTCGCACTTCTTCGAACACATGATGTTCAAGGGTTCGAAGGCGATCGGCACGACCGACATCGCCCGTGACCTGGCGATCCAGGCCGAGCAGGAGGCGCTGCAGGAGAAGATGCGGGCGATCTACCGCGCGCAGCGCGAGCGCTATCGCCGCGGCGAGATCCCCGACCCCTTCGACCCGGCCTACCGGACCCCCGAGCTCAAGGAGCTCGAGGAGCGCTTCGCCAAGCTGGTCGAGGAGCAGCGCGCCCTGATGGTCAAGGAGGAGTTCTCCAAGCTCTACACCGAGGCAGGAGCGACGGGGCTCAATGCCGGCACCGACTACGACCTGACCTTCTACTTCGTCACCGTGCCGGCCAACAAGCTCGAGCTCTGGTTCTGGCTCGAGTCGGACCGGCTGGGCGAGCCGGTCTTCCGCGATTTCTACGCCGAGCGCGACGTCGTCCACGAGGAGCGCCGGCTGCGCACCGAGTCGACGCCCACCGGCAAGTTCGAGGAGGAGTTCGACTCGCTCTTCTGGCAGTCGCATCCCTACCACTGGCCAGTCGTCGGCTGGCCCTCGGACCTCAAGGTCATCAGCAAAGCCGACGCGGACGCCTACTTCTCGACCTACTACGCCCCGAACAACCTGGTCGTCGCCCTGGTCGGCAACTTCGAGCCTTCCGAGGTGCGCCGCCTCGCCGAGCGCTACTTCGGTCGCCTGCGGCGCGGTGCCGTCGAGCCGCCGGACGTGGCGACCCTCGAGATGCCGCAGCTCGCCGAGAAGCGAATGGTGGCCGAGTGCGACTGCCAGCCGCAGGTCGAGGTGCGCTATCACACCGTGCCGTTCGGTCACGCCGACAGCTACGCCCTCGACGTGCTCGCCGGACTGCTCAACGGCCGCACCGGCCGTCTGATGAAGGCGATGGTTCTCGCCAAGCCGCTCGCGGTCTCGGCTCAGGCCGGCCAGGACTCGCGCAAGTGGGCCGGGGCCTTCAGCTTCTCGGCCGAGGCCAAGGGTGAGACGACTCCCGAGCAGCTCGAGCAGGCCTGGTACGAGGAGCTGCGCCGCGTGCGCGACGAGCCGATTCCCGAGGCCGAGCTCCAGAAGGTGAAGAACCAGATCGCCGCCTCCGCCTTCCGGCGGCTCGACAGCTCCTTCTATCTGATGCTGCAGTTGCTGATCTACGAGGGCCAGGGCGACTGGAGCTACCTGAACACCTGGGCGGACCGCACGCTCGCCGTCACCGCCGAGGAGGTGCAGCGGGTGACGCGGACCTACTTCTCGCCGGAGTCGCGAGCGGTGGCGCTCTACCGGCGCAAGCCTGGGGAGGCGGCGCGGCCGCTGCCGGCCAAGATCGCCGTCGTCCCGGCCGCGATGCGGCAGCAGGTGGAGGCCAAGGTGCGGCAGCTCCAGGCCGTCACCGATCCGGCCGTCCTCCGCCAGACGCTCGAGGCGATGGTTGGCCAGGTCAGCGGGGCGCCGCCCGAAGTCCGCCCCGCCCTCGAAGTGCTGATCGAAGCGATCCAGACTCGCCTCGCCGAGCTCGAGAAGCCCGCCGCGACCCCCGTTCCCCCCGCTGGAGGCCCGCGATGAACCGCGCTCCCATCCTTCTGCTGCTGGCTTCGCTCGCCGCGGGCGCTGCGCACGGCGCGTCGCCGGCGGCGATTCCCGATCACCCCCGCGCCCTGCGCTACGGCGAGCTCCGTTTCGAGCTCCCCGACCCGGCGCGCTATCGCCACGAGCTGCCCGGCGGCGTCGTCGCCTTCGTCGCCGAGGACCACGCCCTGCCGCTCGTCAAGGTGAGCCTCATGCTGCGCGGCGGGGCCTATCAGGATCCGGTCGGCAAGACCGGGCTCGCGGCGTTGACCGCGGCGATGCTGCGCCGAGGCGGCGCGGGAGCGCTCGCCGCCGACGCGTTCGACGAGCGCGCCGACTTCCTGGCGGCGAGCCTCTCGGCGAGCGCCGGCCCCACGAGTACCACGTTGACGCTCGACTGCCTCTCGCAACAACTCGACGAGTCGCTCGACCTGCTCTTCGCCATGCTGACCGCTCCCCGGTTCGACGAGAGCCGGCTGGCGGTGGAGAAGTCGAGCCGCCGCGAAGGGCTCGCCCAGCGCAACGACGATGCGGGTGACATCCTCGAGCGGGAATGGAACTGGCTGCTCTACGGCCCGCAGCACGTCGTCGCGCGCGAGACGACGGCCGCCGAGCTCGATTCGATCCGCCGCGAGGACCTCGCCTCGTTCCACGCGCGCACCTACGGACCCAGCCACCTGGTCGTCGCGGTGGCCGGCGACGTCGACGCCGCGAGCATCCTCGCCCAGCTGAAGCGTCGGCTCGCCGCCTGGAAGTCGACCGCGGCCGAGCCGGCCTGGCCGCCGACCTTCCCCCAGCATGCGCCGCCGCCGGGCGTCTACTACGTGGAGAAGGACATCCCGCAGGGCAAGGTCGAGATCGGTCACCGCGGCGTCCGCTGGCAGCGCTGGGACGATCCGGAGATGTTCGCCCTGATGGTGATGAACGAGATCCTCGGCGGCGACTTCACGTCGCGCATCACGCAGCGGGTGCGCTCCGACGAGGGGCTCGCCTACAGCGCCGGCTCCGACTACGACATCGGCATCCTCTGGCCGGGGTCGTTCTCGGTGGCGTTCGAGTCGAAGAGCGCCACGGTGGCGCTCGCCGCCAAGATCTCGCTCGAGGAGATCGGCCGGATGCAACGCGAGCCGGTCTCGGAGCAGGAGCTGCGGCAGGCGCGAAGCTCGTTCGTCGACTCCTTCCCGCGTCGCTTCGAGACGCCGTTCCAGATCGCCCGCACCTATGCGACCGACGAGGTCCTGGGGCGCCCGCACGACTATTGGCGCACCTACCGCGAACGGATGCGGGCGGTCGATGCCGCGGCGGTTCGGGCGGCGGCCGCCAAATACCTGCATCCGGACGCGATGGTCATGCTGGTCGTCGGACGGTGGAGCGACATCGCGGCCGGAGACGCGGACGGACGGGCGAAGATGACGGAGATCCTGAGCGGACCCGGGCGCGCCGCGGCGACGCAACTGCCCTTGCGTGACCCGCTGACGCTCGAGCCGCTGCCGTGAGCGTCGGGCCGGCAGGACGGATCGGCCGGCGAGCGCGGGCGCTCGCCGCCGGGCTCGGGCTGCTCGCGCTCGCCGCGTGCACCGCGCCGCCGGCGCCGAAGGAGCGGCCGCGAGCAGGGAAGGACGAGCGCCCCCCGCTCGTCGTGCTCGTCGTCGTCGACCAGATGCGGGCCGACTACCTCGATCGGTTCGGTCCGGCCTTTCGTGGCGGCTTCGCCCGTCTGCTCGCCGAGGGTGCGGTCTTCACCGAAGCGGCGCACGCCCACGGCGTCACCCACACGGCGGCCGGGCACGCCTCGATCGTCACCGGTCGATTCCCGGCGCACACCGGCATCGTCGCCAACACCTGGTACGACCGGACGGGGCATCGGGAGGCGTATTCGGCCACCGACGACGAGGACGTCGCCTCCCCGGCACGGTTGATCGGCGACGCGCTCGGCGACTGGATGAAACGGGCCGACGAGCGCTCGCGCGTCGTCACCGCGTCAGCCAAGGACCGCACCGCGGTGCTGCTCGGCGGCCGGCGTCCGGATGCGGCCTACTGGTTCGACGGCGCGAAGGGACGATTCCGGACGAGCCCCTACTACGCCCGGCGGATGCCGAGCTGGTTCGCGGCGTTCGAGACGAGGGCCGGCGCCCGCACCTACTTCGCCCGCGCCTGGGAGCCGCTGCCGCTCCCGGCCGGGGTCGATCGGGCGTCACTCGGCGTCGTCCGGGTCGACACCGGCGCCTTCGCCAGCGGATTCCCCCACCTTCTCGGCGGCCTCCAGCCTTCGCCCAGCAAGGGGTTCTTCACCGAGGTCGGCGAGTCGCCCTGGATCGACGAGATGCTCGCCGGGCTGGCCGACGAGCTGGTGGAGCACCACGAGCTCGGTGCGGATGAGGTCCCGGACCTGCTGGGACTGTCGTTCTCGGCGCTCGACTTCGTCGGCCATGACTACGGACCGCAGAGTGCCGAGGCGCTCGATGTCCTGGTGCGCGTCGATCGCCTGCTCGGGAAGCTCTTCGAACGGCTCGACGCTCGTCTCGGGCGCGGTCGCTATCTCGTGGCCCTCACCGCGGATCACGGCGTGGCGCCGTTGCCGGAAGCTTCGGGCGGCGTCGATCGCCGCGTCGGAGTGGCCGAGGCGCTCTGCTTCCAGCGGGTCGAGGGCGAGCTGACGAAACGCCACGGCGGACAGGGCTGGTTCGAATGGGGGCTGTATCTCGACTCGGGCACCGTCGCCAAGGCGGGACTGCAGCGCCCGGCGGTGGCCGCCGAGGCCGCCGCGCTGCTGGCCGCCTGCCCGGGAGTGGAGCGGGTGCTCACCGCGAGCGAGGTCGCCGACCCGGCGGCACTCACCCCTGCCGGCGCCGCGGCCGACCCGGTGCGTGCGGCCTACGCCCGCAGCTTCCGTGCGGAACGCAGCCCGGACCTCTTCGTCCACTGGCAGGAGCACGTCGTGGCGAGCCTCGGCACCGGCACGACTCACCACGGGGCGTGGCCGTTCGAGCGCCGGGTGCCGCTGATCTTCGCCGGCCCCGGAGTGGCTGCCGGACGGCACGACGAAGCCGTCTGGACGGTCGACGTGGCGCCCACCCTGGCCACCCTGCTCGGCGTGCCGGTCCCGTCCGGCCTGGACGGGGTCGACCGGGCGGCCTCGCTCGCCTCCCGCCCCGGCGTTTCCGCTCGCTGACGCCGAGCCGGCCGCGCGCGCCACCCCACGGCGTGGGGCGGA
This genomic window from Holophagales bacterium contains:
- a CDS encoding insulinase family protein; this encodes MRHRHSLARRWALAALLVGSTFAVPLAPLFAAQASPAPARKAEVPVESFTLENGMRFLLVRRPEMATVHSGWVAKVGSANERPGITGLSHFFEHMMFKGSKAIGTTDIARDLAIQAEQEALQEKMRAIYRAQRERYRRGEIPDPFDPAYRTPELKELEERFAKLVEEQRALMVKEEFSKLYTEAGATGLNAGTDYDLTFYFVTVPANKLELWFWLESDRLGEPVFRDFYAERDVVHEERRLRTESTPTGKFEEEFDSLFWQSHPYHWPVVGWPSDLKVISKADADAYFSTYYAPNNLVVALVGNFEPSEVRRLAERYFGRLRRGAVEPPDVATLEMPQLAEKRMVAECDCQPQVEVRYHTVPFGHADSYALDVLAGLLNGRTGRLMKAMVLAKPLAVSAQAGQDSRKWAGAFSFSAEAKGETTPEQLEQAWYEELRRVRDEPIPEAELQKVKNQIAASAFRRLDSSFYLMLQLLIYEGQGDWSYLNTWADRTLAVTAEEVQRVTRTYFSPESRAVALYRRKPGEAARPLPAKIAVVPAAMRQQVEAKVRQLQAVTDPAVLRQTLEAMVGQVSGAPPEVRPALEVLIEAIQTRLAELEKPAATPVPPAGGPR
- a CDS encoding insulinase family protein → MNRAPILLLLASLAAGAAHGASPAAIPDHPRALRYGELRFELPDPARYRHELPGGVVAFVAEDHALPLVKVSLMLRGGAYQDPVGKTGLAALTAAMLRRGGAGALAADAFDERADFLAASLSASAGPTSTTLTLDCLSQQLDESLDLLFAMLTAPRFDESRLAVEKSSRREGLAQRNDDAGDILEREWNWLLYGPQHVVARETTAAELDSIRREDLASFHARTYGPSHLVVAVAGDVDAASILAQLKRRLAAWKSTAAEPAWPPTFPQHAPPPGVYYVEKDIPQGKVEIGHRGVRWQRWDDPEMFALMVMNEILGGDFTSRITQRVRSDEGLAYSAGSDYDIGILWPGSFSVAFESKSATVALAAKISLEEIGRMQREPVSEQELRQARSSFVDSFPRRFETPFQIARTYATDEVLGRPHDYWRTYRERMRAVDAAAVRAAAAKYLHPDAMVMLVVGRWSDIAAGDADGRAKMTEILSGPGRAAATQLPLRDPLTLEPLP
- a CDS encoding alkaline phosphatase family protein, encoding MSVGPAGRIGRRARALAAGLGLLALAACTAPPAPKERPRAGKDERPPLVVLVVVDQMRADYLDRFGPAFRGGFARLLAEGAVFTEAAHAHGVTHTAAGHASIVTGRFPAHTGIVANTWYDRTGHREAYSATDDEDVASPARLIGDALGDWMKRADERSRVVTASAKDRTAVLLGGRRPDAAYWFDGAKGRFRTSPYYARRMPSWFAAFETRAGARTYFARAWEPLPLPAGVDRASLGVVRVDTGAFASGFPHLLGGLQPSPSKGFFTEVGESPWIDEMLAGLADELVEHHELGADEVPDLLGLSFSALDFVGHDYGPQSAEALDVLVRVDRLLGKLFERLDARLGRGRYLVALTADHGVAPLPEASGGVDRRVGVAEALCFQRVEGELTKRHGGQGWFEWGLYLDSGTVAKAGLQRPAVAAEAAALLAACPGVERVLTASEVADPAALTPAGAAADPVRAAYARSFRAERSPDLFVHWQEHVVASLGTGTTHHGAWPFERRVPLIFAGPGVAAGRHDEAVWTVDVAPTLATLLGVPVPSGLDGVDRAASLASRPGVSAR